Sequence from the Candidatus Krumholzibacteriia bacterium genome:
CAGGGCTGGTCCGTCGGCGCGGGTGGAGGCACGGAGGAGCTTTTCATGGGGAACGCGCGCTATAGCGGGCGGATCGCCACGGGACTCCACGCCAAGGCCTGGGTGCAGTACCACGAACACGACGATTTCGTCGAACCGGACGGACAGGATGCTGCCGATGGCTGGGACCTCGGACATGGTGGTTTCGGCCTGGACTGGGCGCTGGGAGCCACCCACCTGCTGTCGTTCCAGGGGGAAATCTACGCCGGCGACATGGGGAACACCATGACGCTCGCGACGCCCTCGCCGCCCTTCGTCGCCACTACCGAAAGCACCACCGAGGTCGGCGGTGGACACTTCCTGGGCAGGTGGGTCCAGGCGCAGTCGCCGCGCTCGCGCACGACGCTGCAGGGCACCTTCGATCGCACCGAGCGCCGGGGCCCTCTCCTGGATGAGGAACGCAACACGCTGGATTTCGACTTCGAGCACGAGCTCGGCGTGGCGAGCCGGCAGCAGCTGGTGTGGGGCTTGGGCTACAGGCTGACACGAGACGACATCGGCAACAACTTCGTCTTCAGTCTCCAGCCGCCGCAACGCAGCGACGATCTCTTCAGCGCCTTCCTCCAGGACGAGATCGCTCTCGTTCCCCAGAGGCTCCGGCTCACGCTGGGATCGAAATTCGAGCACAACGAATACACCGGGTTCGAGGTCCAGCCGAGCGTGCGGCTGCTCGCCACACCGGACTCGCAACTCACCGCGTGGGGCGCCGTGTCGCGCGCCGTGCGCACGCCGACGCGGGTCGAGTCCGACGTGCGCCTGGTCGTCGGCGCTTTCCAGGACACGACGCTGCACCTCATCGCGCTCACCGGCAACCCGGAACTCGAATCGGACGAGCTCCTCGCCTGGGAGGCGGGTTTCCGCCTGCTGCCGGTGCCGTGGTTCTTCCTCGATACGGCAGCCTTCTACAACGACTACGACCAGCTGGTCACGGTGGAGCCCGAGTCCCCCCGCAGCGAAGGCACGCCGCCCCCTGCGCATGTCCTCCATCCCCTTCGCTTTGCCAACCTCGGCTCGGCCCGCACCTGGGGAGTGGAGGTGGTCGCGCACTGGCAGGCGACGGAGCGCGTGCGTTTCCACGCCGGCTACACCCGGCTCGAGGTGGACATCGACCGCGATCCGTCCAGCCTGGACAGGAGTAGCGACGCCGCCGAGGCCAACGATCCGGAGCACCAGTTCCAGGTCCGATTGCAGCTCGATTTGCCCCAGCGCCTGGACCTAGACGCCGCGGTCTACTACGTGAGCGAGCTGCCCGGCGTCGAGGCGCTGCGACTCCCGGCCGTTCCCGCCTACACGCGGCTGGATCTGCGACTCGAGTGGCGTGCGGCCCCGCAAGTGCAGCTCTGCGTCACCGGGCAGAATCTCCTCGAGCCGAAGCACCCGGAGTTCCGCGGCATCATCACCAGCTCCAGAGCCACCGAGGTGCAGCGCGGCGTCTACGCCAAGGCGTCTTGGCGCTACTGAGGTTCGTTGCCGTTTGGCAGCTCGAGTACGACCTCGGGTGATTTTTCGCAATTCGTTTGTTCCCCTTTGTCATATGTTTTTGTGCTGCGCAAAATGACCCAATCGTTATTGTTGCGAAATCTCTGGGCATCATGCAAAAATAAGCCATGGCGTCGGCAATCATGCCCAGCAGCTACGGGACGGCGCAGCATTGCCGGGAGCGCGGATCGCGCGCCGCACGCGCATTGCTGGTTTGCACACTCGTGTTTCTGCCTTGCACGCTGCTGGGTGCGCGCGCTTGGGGAGCAGGGGATGCAACCGGCGGCTCCAGGTCCATCGAAGCCAACGAGACCATCATCTTCTCGGTCACCGGCGACATCCCTTACAGCAACAGCGAAGTGACCGTCTTCCAAGAGCAGGTCGACGAGCACAATCTCTTCAGTCCCTCGGAGTTGTTGTTCCATGTAGGCGACATCAAGTCGGGCAGCGAGAGCTGTTCCGAGTCGCGTTACCGTACCGTCGCCGATATTCTCAAATCCTCCGACGTGCCGGCGTACATCGTCCCGGGCGACAACGAGACCACCGATTGCTCGAGCCCATCCACAGGCATGACCTACTGGAACAGGTACTTCTTGGATCTCGAATTGAATTGGCCCTGCTCGTCTTCCACGTCGCGGCAGAGCGGGCGCCGGGAGAACTTCGCCTTCGTCAAGAAGGGGATCCTCTTCGTCGGCATCAACCTCGTGGGCGGGAGCAACTCCAGCACCATCATGCAAAACGACGCCAGCTGGGTGAGCCAACAGCTGCAGCAGCAGGTTGCCAACGTGCGCGGCGCCGTCATTGTCGCTCAGGCCGGCCCCGGGGGCAATCGCAGCACCTTCTTCACCCCCTTCGTCAGCGCCGCCAAGACCTTCGCCAAGCCCATTCTCTTCATCCACGGAGACGGCCACAGCTGGATCAAGGACAAGCCCTTCTCCGCCAGCAACGTCACGCGCGTACAGGTCGAGGCGGGAGGGAATGAGATCCCGGTGCAGGTGACGGCGCCGCTGTCGTTGACGGACTTCGTGTTCCTGCGCAATCCATGGGACAGCCACTCGAGCCCCGTGTCCCGGCCCCCTTGCACGAGCGGGCCGCCCCCGACGCTCACGATCTCCGATGCCAGCGTCGATGAAGGGAATGCGGGCACGGTGAACGCCGTGTTCACGGTGACGCTGGCCAATCCGAGTGGCACGAGTGTGAGCGTGAACTACGCGACGGCGAACGGGTCGGCGCAATCGAGCCAGGACTACACCTCGACGTCCGGCTCGCTCTCGTTCAGCGGCTCCACGACCTCGAGGACCGTCTCCGTGGTGATCCAGGGCGATACCGTCGACGAAACCGACGAGACCTTCTTCGTGAACCTCTCGAGTCCGAGCAACGCCACGCTGGCCGACGGACAGGGCCTGGGGACGATCCGTGACGACGACGGCGGCAGCACCCCGCCCGGAAGCACCGTCGTCCTCACGCCTGTCGCCGACGCCCACATCCTGGTGGGGAGCACGAGCAACTTTGGAAGCGCGACGGAGCTGCGCGTCAAAGCGGACGCCAGCATCTACCACGCCTATCTCAAGTTCCAGATCTCCGGCGTGGGCGCCGTACAGGCTGCTCACCTGCGTCTTTTCGTCACCGATGCCACGAGCGTCGCCGGCACCGTGCATTCCGTTTCGAACAACTATGAAGGTACGTCCACGGCGTGGCAGGAGTCGGGTCTGAACGGGAGCAACGCCCCCAGCATCACCGCGCCGGCGCTCGCCTCGCTCGGGAGCACCGCGACGGGCACCTGGATCGAGTTCGACGTCAGCGCCGCGATCGCCGGCAACGGCACTTACAGCTTGGCGCTGCAGAGCCCGGCCACCGACAGCGGCTATTACAGCTCGAAGGAAGGAACGAATCCGCCGCAGCTCGTGCTGGACCTGCAGAGCTCCACTCCGAGCAACTCGCCCCCCGTGGCGAGCAACGACAGCTATACCGTGGTCGAGGACAACGTTCTCAGCGTCACGGCACCGGGAGTGCTCGGCGACGACAACGACCCCGACGGCGATCCGTTGACCGCGGTGGTGGTCACCTCCCCCGCCCACGGCAGCCTGTCTTTGCAGGGCAACGGTGCCTTCACCTACACGCCGCAGGCCAACTACAACGGCAGCGATGCCTTCACCTACGAAGCGCGGGATGGCCGGGGGGGCACGGACCAGGCCAACGTCGCCCTCACCGTGACGTCCCAGCCCGACGCACCGGTGGCGGCGGGGGAGAGCTACACCGTCCAGAGCGGCGGCAGTCTCGACATCCCCGCTCCGGGCGTGCTCGGGAATGACAGCGACGCCGACGGAGATGCCCTGACGGCGGTGCTCGGCGCGAATGTGGCGCATGGCAGCCTGCTGCTGCGCAGCGACGGTTCCTTCACCTATTCGCCGAGTGCGGGCTTCAGCGGCTCGGACCAGTTCACCTACCGCGCCAGGGACGCCAGCCTGCAGAGCGTCGAGACCACGGTGGCGCTCTCCGTGAGCGGCTCTGGTTCTGGTTCGGGACCTGTCACCTTCAGGGACGTGCAGACGGGTGGCTCCATAGCTCTGGCCACGGTGTCCACCACCGGCACGGTGAGCGGTGTCGCGGGAGATCTCTTCCTCGCCTGCATCGGCACCAAGCCGAGCCGTAGCGTCACCGGCGTCAGCGGTCTCGGTCTCAGCTGGTCCCTTGTCCGAGCCCAGTGCGGTGGCCGTGGCCAGACCGGCATCGAGATCTGGATGGCCCGCGGCACACCGAACCCCAGCAGCGTGACGGCAACGTTCGCCTCTTCGCCACAAGGCGCCACGATCGCAGTGGCCCGCTATGCCGGGAGCAATGCCTCGTCACCCATCGGGAACGTTGTCTCGGGGAACACGAACGGTGTGGGCGCGGCCTGCAGCAACGGCATCGACACGCCGTCCTATTCCTTCCCGGCTTCCACGCAAACTGGCATGACGCTCTTCGGAGCCATCTCGTGTCGGGATCATGCCCACACACCAGGGAGCGGTTGGACGGAGCGGGCGGAGTTCCACCACGGCGCGAGCGGCAGCGTGGCGGGAGTGGCCGTCGTCGACCGCCAGGCCGCCGCGAGTTCGCAAACGTTCGACGGCACCTTCGATGGCACGACGGATTGGTCCGCCATCGCCGTGGAAATCCGTGGTGCTGGCCCTGCAGCGAAGACGGCAACGACCGAGGGCGCCGAGGTGACGACCTTCACGCGACTCGAACGCATCATGCCCAATCCGGCTGGCCAGTTCGCCACCCTGGCCTTCGAACTCTCCGCGGGGGGACCAGTGGAGATCGCGGTCTTCAATGTCCGCGGCCAGCGCCTGCGCACCTTGGCTCAGGACGTCCACCCGGCTGGGCGCTACCAGGTGCGCTGGGACTTGCAGGATGCCGCCGGTCAGCGCGTTCCCGCCGGTGTCTACTTCATTCAAGCCCACCTCGGCAGCCGGTTGCTGCAGCAGAAGCTCGTCGTCCAGCGCTAGCGAGCCGGTCGGAATGCAGTGATTCCAAGCAGTTGGGGTGTTCGCCGACTTCCGGGTCCGGCTCCTGCTTGCCAAAGCTGATATGCTGGGCAAGTCCGCGATGAGGGACGCTTCTGAGCCGAAGGAGAACGCATGGGGCTGGACGTCGAGCGTCTGGGAGACGTGGTCGTGGTCATTCCCGAAGGAATGCTCAAAGGGGGCAAGGAGACGGAGGATCTCCGCAACGCGCTGCGGAAGCTGGTGGACGACGGGGAGAAGAAGATCCTGCTCGACCTCGCCCGCACTTCCTACATGAGCAGCATGCCCTTCGGCGTCCTTGCCTCGGTGCACCGGAGCGCGGTGAGCAGCGACGTGCAGTTCTGCCTCTGCAGCGTCAACGAGCGCATCCAAAAGGTGTGGTCGAGCATCCTCAACCTGGTGAAGCCGCCGCTCGAGCTCTACGAGACGCGAGCGGAAGCGCTCCACGCTCTCTCCCGTCGCTGAGCGACAGGGTGCTCTCGTCGCGAGCCCCGCTGCGCCTGGCCTACCAACCCGACACGGCACGGATCATCGATACCGGCATTTGACCTGTGCCCAGGTGGGAGCCTTGGCGGGGACCGGAGCCTCAATGCAATAGACGTGTAGATCCGGAGCGGAAAGGGCAGTGAAGTCGAGACCCACGGGATCGGCCGGCACGAGGTAGCGGGGGCCGCTCCCCAAAGGCAAGGTCTCGACGGTGGTGACCCGCACTCCCTTCACGCAACCGACGAGCCGCGAGCCGCGGTCGAAGATGCCGGTGAGAAGGAGGCTCGTGCGAGCCAAGCTCGCCACGTCGAGATGCATCACGTGCGCCGAGAAGCCGGCGTCGGTCACGATGCTGCCATAGGTCGGGGGAACGACATAGTTCGCCGTGGGCTCCACCACGATGGCTCCGGAGGCCTGGAGCGAAGGCGCCGACCAGGTCGCGCTCTGCAGCGTCCAATCATCGTGCCACTCGGCCAGGATGGGATCGTCGCAGGTGACCTGCACCACGGTGCCCGGGGTGACCGCCACCGCCTCCGCCTCCCGCGAGCAGAACCGCGACGCCTGGGTAAGCGAGGCCACAGCCTGTGGTGGTGAGAGCGAGTGCCCAGAGAGATCCCCCAAGTCGGCCCACGTCGCGCGCCTTCATGAGCATCACCTCTTGCTCGCTAGCAGCTCCTTTACGTCTTGAGCTCGGAGAAGGAGAAGCTCCGCTGCACCTGCTCGTGCTGCGTTCCGTCCACCTCGACGTACGGATAGACGAAGAAGTTGAGCCGCGTCGCGGCGGGGGGCTCGAGCTGCAGGTCGCGCCCGCGGGTGAACTCGACGCGGTTGGCGTCGAGGCCGCCGAAGAAGGCCTCGCGCTTCTCCGGATGCTTGCTCGCCTCGGAGCTGTCCACCGGCAGCCAGCCGATGCCCTCCACGTACATCTCGGCCCAGCAGTGGTATCCCGGGATCTCCCCGGAGGTCTTGTCCTCCGGCAGCGGGAAGCCCATGACGAAGCGCGCCGGGATGCCGCTCGCCCGGGCCAGACCGATGATGAGCGAGTGGAAGTCGGTGCAGTTGCCCTTGCGAGCGTCGCAGGCGTAGAGCGCGTCGCCGCGCCCCCAGCCTTGGCCGCTCTTGTCGTAGGTCATGGTCGTGGTGACGTAATCGTAGATGGCGCGGGCCTTGTCGATCGGCGTGGTGGCGTCGCGCGTCACCTGGCTCGCCAGCGAAGCGATGATTCCGTCGATCGGCACGAGGGCGTTCGCTTGCAGGTCATCGGCTTCCGGGGGCCTAGGGTCGGCGCCCGCGTGCTTGTCCGAGAGCACGTTGTAGGCCTGGCGCGCCACCCGGGCGGCGAACTGGAGCTCCAACGTCCGAGGCAGTGGAGCCTTCGCGCTCAGGTGCAGCACCCGGTTGCCGTAATGCTTCTCTTGCGTGATCTGATACTCGAGAGGACAGGTCACCTGCAGATCGAGCACTTCTTGATGCCGGTCGGTCCGGGGCACGGGAACCCAGAGGGACAGGGTGTGGGCGCCCTCGGGGATGTCGTTCACCACCAACGAATAGGTGAAGAGAAAGGTGCGGGCCGCCGTGTCTTCCTGCTGCTGGGCCTGCTTGGCGGCGCAGCCGAGCAGCGACACGGCGAGCCACAAGGCGACAGCAGGAATCGAACGGCGCGGATGCATTCTCGCCTCCCTCGACAGTGGGAAACCCGTGGGTGCGTGGCGGCTCAGATCTTCACCTTGCTCCATGTCCCGTTCTCTTCCTTCCAGTTGTAACGCGGCTTGCCGGCCTGCTTGTGGATGGCGACCTCGGTGGTTTCGATGCCCTTTTCGCCTTGCTTCATGAAGAAGTCGAGATCGTAGACCGTGCCGTCCGTTGCCTTCATATCCGTGCAGGCGAAATAGACGCCGTTCCCCAGGGACGCCAGACGCTCCTTGTGCACCTGGACCAGCGTCAGCTGCAGGACCCCCTTCGTCTGCGGATCGAGGATGAGGAAGGCACCACCCTTCAGCTTCGCATCGTTCTGGATGTAGGCGGTGATCGCCTCGGCCAAGGTGTCCAGGGTCATTTCCGTCTTTGGGTGCTCCTGCGCCGACTTCGGGTGTTCCGGGTGCTCCTGTGCCAGCGCGCTGGTGCCAAGAGCCAGGAGTAGAACAAGCAGAGCGAGAATGGGGCGTCGCATGAGTTCCCTCCACGACAGGATCGGGTGTGGAATCGGAACCGCCTCGAGGCATCGATCCTAACACCCGGGACGCGGGGGAAGCACGGGCGCAGTGGGGAGCCGCCGGGCGGGGTCGTTGCTCTGGGCTGGCGCTCCGCATGGGTGCTCTAGGGGACGACGCGAATTTGGAATCAGGGGGTCCCCGAGCGGTGGGGACGACGCGGCGACGCCGCCGCCGGCCCGAGAACCTGGGACAACAGTGCTCGCCAGGCGGCGCGCTCGCGGGCCGGGCTGAAGCGCGGCGCCAGCCGTCGCAGTCGACGGCGGAGGTCGGCCCTGAACGCAGCATCACTCTCTAGGCGCTGCAGCAAGGTGGCGAGGCCGTCGGTGTCGCCCACCTCGAAATAACCCGGGTAGTCGTACCCCAGGAGGCCGAGACTGCCGGGGATCCGCGAGGCGAGCACGGGGACGTGGGCCACCGCGGCCTCGGAGAGCACATTCGCCCCGCCTTCCAGGCGCGAACTGAGAACGAGGCCCTGGCTTCTCGCCAGCAGTCGAAGCGCCGATGCATGGGACAAGTCACCGAGCCAGCGATAGCGCCGGTTGCGCTGCATTTCCCGGCGCGCCCGGCGAGCGAACGAGTCCGTGAGCGCCCGCCCGGCGTGGACGATGCGAAGCCGCGACTCCGACGGCAAGCGCCGCGCCGCCAGCGCCGCCCGTAACGGGTCCTTCACCGCCCGCATGTGTCCGAGCACCGCGACATCGAAACGGCCATCGGCGCCAGCCCGCCGCCGGCGCCGAGGAGCTTGTGCCGATTGCAGGATCACGTGGACTTTTCTTCGGACCCCTTGGGGGAGGCTCTCGAGGCCGAGCGGTTGGAGGAGGACGAGGGCCGAGGAGCGGCGCAACACTTCCTGGGCACGAGCGGACCGTCGCAGATCCCGGTACAGATCGGTGCCCGTGAGGGCGGTCACGAAGGGGCGGCCGCTGCGGGCGAAACGGAGCGCCGCCGCGGCGGTCTTGCTGGCATGAAGGGCGATCAGAAGGTCACCGCTCAGGTCACCGGAGCTTCCCGCGCGGGAGCGCCGGGAGTTCTGGCGGGAAACGATGCGGACGCGATGACCGAGCTCGCGCAGCCGCTGGGCCCAGCGGGCTACGGTGACGCCGTTGCCATTGTGTGCGGCCGGCAAAGAGGGCGTGACCATTGTAATCTGCAGCACGATCGGGAAGGATACCGGCATCGGCTCGCGGCCGCTACTCCCAAGATGGAACAGGGTCTGGAGCCGCGCGAGAAGCCGAGAGTCGGCGAGGAGAACGAAGTGACGACCACGAGCCGGCGAGGCTCCAACAGGCGAGAGGGTCCGGACACCGGCCTGACCGTCGAGTCGATCGAGCGCGATTTGCAGGAGGCGCGCCAGCGCACGCTGGATCTGGTCGAGGACTTGAGCGACGAGCAGCTCCTCGGCCCGCGTCTCGCGATCGTGAACCCGATGCTCTGGGAGATCGGGCACCTGGCCTGGTTCCAGTCGCACTGGGTCCTACGGCACCTGCGCGGGCTCGCGCTCTCCCGCCCCGACGCCGACGCCCTCTACGACTCCTTCAAGGTAGCGCACGACATACGTTGGGATTTGCCGCTCCCGACCCGCGCCGAAACGCTGCGCTACATGGGGACCGAGCTGGAGCGCGCTCTCGAAGCGCTCCATGCCGAGCCCCTGAACGCGAAGTCCGCCTACTTCCACCGTCTCGTCCTCTACCACGAGGACATGCACGACGAAGCCTTCACCTACACACGACAGACCCTCGGCTACCCAGCGCCCCGGTTCACGTCGCCGGCGCCGCTCCCGGCCGCCGCGCCGGCCGCGGCAGCCGGTGCGGTGGAAGTCCCGGGCGGCACCTTCACTCTCGGGGCAGCGCCCGGGACACCCTTCGTCTTCGACAACGAGAAGTGGGGACACCCGGTGCAGCTGCAGCCGTTCAAGATCGCGCGGACGGCGGTGAGCGAAGGCGAGTTCGCCGCCTTCGTCGATGCAGGCGGCTACGAGCGGCGCGAGTTCTGGGAGGAAGAAGGCTGGGCCTGGCGCGAAGCCGCGGCGGCGGCGCATCCGGTGTACTGGCGGCGCACGGCGGGTGGCTGGGAACGGCGCCTCTTCGACCGCTGGCAGCCGCTCGCGCCGGAGCAGGCCATCATCCACGTGAACTGGTACGAAGCCTCGGCGTACTGCCGCTGGGCGAAGAAACGCCTGCCGACCGAAGCAGAGTGGGAGGCAGCCGCGTCGGGGAGTCGAGGCGCCGGAGTGCTCGCGGCCGCGAAGCGCCCGCACCCCTGGGGCGAGGCAAATCCGACGCCGGAACACGCCAATCTCGATGGTGCTCGCCGCGGCGTCATCGCCGCCGACGCTTTGCCCCTCGGCGACAGTGCTTTCGGCTGCCGGCAAATGTGGGGGAACGTTTGGGAATGGACCTCCACTCCCTTCGCTCCCTACCCGGGTTTTGTCGAGGATCCCTACAAGGAGTACTCGGCGCCCTGGTTCGACGGCAAGCACATGGTGCTCCGGGGCGGCTGCTGGGCGACGCGCGCCCGGCTGCTGCGCGATACCTGGCGCAACTTCTACACCCGCGACCGTCGCGACGTCTTCGCTGGCTTCAGAACCGCCGAGTCGCTCGAGTGAGCCACCTGCGCCGGGTGCCAACGAAAGTCTGTTTCAGCTCGCCGTCGCCGTCGTCGCTTTGTGTTCCTGGATGAGTCGATCGACGACATCGGGATCCGCGAGGGTGCTCGTGTCCCCCATGCCGTCGTACTGCCCGGCTGCGATCTGGCGCAGGATGCGGCGCATGATCTTGCCGCTCCGGGTCTTGGGGAGGCCGCTGGCGATGTGCACCACGTCCGGGGAAGCGAAGGCGCCGATGGCGTGGCGCACTTGCTCCTTCAGCGCCCCTTGGAGTTGCTCGGGTTCGCGGTCGTCGTAGCCCGCCGCCAGCAGCACGTAGGCGTAGATGCCCTGGCCCTTGATCGCGTGGGGAAAGCCGACGACGGCGGCCTCGGCCACGGCGTCGTGGGCCACGAGAGCGCTCTCGATCTCTGCGCTCCCCAGACGGTGACCGGCGACGTTGAGCACGTCGTCGATGCGCCCGGTGATCCAGTAGAAGCCGTCTTCGTCGCGCCGGCAGCCGTCGCCGGTGAAGTAGATGCCTTTGAAGCGCGAGAAGTACTGCTCCTTGAAACGCTGATGATCCCCCCACACCGTGCGCGCCTGGCCGGGCCAGGGCGAGCCCAGGCAGAGGGCGCCGGAAACGCCGTTCCCTTCCAGTACCCGGCCGTCGTTGGGATCGACGACGAGCGGCTGGACGCCGAAGAAGGGCAAGGTCGCCGAGCCCGGTTTCGTTGGCGTCACGCCCGGGAGCGGGGTGATCGCGATGCCGCCGGTTTCCGTCTGCCACCAGGTGTCCACCACGGCGCAGCGCCCCTCGCCGACGACGTCGTGGTACCAGCGCCAGATCTCGGGATTGATCGGTTCACCCACCGTGCCCAGGATGCGCAAACTCTTGCGTTGGTAACGCTGCACCCACTCGTCCCCGGCCTGCGCGATGGCCCGGAGCGCAGTCGGTGCGGTGTAGAAGATCTGGATGCCGAGATCGTCGACCATGCGCCAGTAGCGACCCGGATCGGGGTGGGTGGGCACGGATTCGAACATCACCGTGGTGCCGCCGTTGGCGAGCGGCCCGTAGACGATGTAGCTGTGTCCAGTGATCCAGCCGACATCGGCGGCGCAGCAGTAGATGTCGCCCGGGTGGTAGTCGAACACCAGCCGGTGGCTGAGCGCGGCGTACACCAGGTAGCCGCCGGTGGTGTGCAGGAGGCCCTTGGGTTTGCCAGTGCTCCCCGAGGTGTAAAGGATGAAGAGCGGATCCTCAGCGTCCATCCAGGCGACCGTGCAGGTGGAGCGCTGCTTCTGCATCTCCTCGTCCAGCCAGAAGTCGCGCCCTGCCTGCATCGGCACCGCGTGCTCGGTGCGCCGGGCGACGAGAACGGTCTCTACCGACGCCATGCCCTCGATGGCGCGGTCGGCGATGGCCTTGAGCGGGATCCGGCGGCCGCCGCGCAGGCCCTCGTTGGCCGTGAGCAGCACCCGGCAGTTAGCGTCGACAATGCGATCGCGGAGGGATTCGGCGCTGAAGCCGCCGAAGACCACGGAGTGCACCGCGCCGATGCGGGCGCAGGCGAGCATGGCGTACACCGTTTCCGGGATCATGGGCATGTAGATGCAAACCCGGTCTCCCTTGCGCACGCCGTGGACGCGGAGGACGTTGGCCAAGCGACAGACGTTGTGCTTGAGGTCGCGGTAGGTGATGTGCTGGTAGACGCCCGGTTCGTCGGCGGCCCAGATGAGGGCGGTGCGGTCGGCGTGCGTTTCCATGTGGCGGTCCACGCAGTTGAAGCAGGCGTTCAGGCGCCCTCCCGAAAACCAGGCGAAATCGATCTCTTCCAGATCGGCGTCGAAGACCTTGTGCCAAGGGTGGAACCAATCGAGCGTCTTGGCCTGTTCGCTCCAGAACCACTCCGGACTGTCGATGGAAAGACGGTAGAGCCGCTTGTACTCCTCCATGGACTGGAGGTGGGCGCGGTCGCGTATATGCCGCTTCACATCGTAGATGTCCTGGCTCACGTGGACCTCCGGGTGGCCGGATGGGACCGGCGGAAGAGGCGGAAGTCTAAACCGGACCGCGCGGTGCAGTCCACCGGGGGCTCAGACGCTGCCGCTGTCCTGACGCCGGCACGGAATTCGCTGCGACCGAGACACCGCCGATTCGAGGGAAGGGAGCACCATGTGCACCATTCTGGGAAGGCGTCGGGGAATCGGGGAACGCACACCTCTTCGCCTGTCCACCTTCGCCGGTCTCCTGGCATCGTCCCTGTCGCTCGCTGCAACGCCAGCCGCCGATCATTCCGTGGACCAAAGCACGCGTCATGCCGAGGCGGAGCGGCCGCGGCATCCATACATGCCCGGTCCGGGCACGCCGCCACCAGAATACCGGCCGCAGCTCGCGGCGCCTTCTGTGGGACCCTATGTCAGCATCCAGGCGAACACGGACGCCTGCGGCCTCAATATCCCTGGCGACGCCGCCAACGAGCCGT
This genomic interval carries:
- the senA gene encoding selenoneine synthase SenA, with protein sequence MTTTSRRGSNRREGPDTGLTVESIERDLQEARQRTLDLVEDLSDEQLLGPRLAIVNPMLWEIGHLAWFQSHWVLRHLRGLALSRPDADALYDSFKVAHDIRWDLPLPTRAETLRYMGTELERALEALHAEPLNAKSAYFHRLVLYHEDMHDEAFTYTRQTLGYPAPRFTSPAPLPAAAPAAAAGAVEVPGGTFTLGAAPGTPFVFDNEKWGHPVQLQPFKIARTAVSEGEFAAFVDAGGYERREFWEEEGWAWREAAAAAHPVYWRRTAGGWERRLFDRWQPLAPEQAIIHVNWYEASAYCRWAKKRLPTEAEWEAAASGSRGAGVLAAAKRPHPWGEANPTPEHANLDGARRGVIAADALPLGDSAFGCRQMWGNVWEWTSTPFAPYPGFVEDPYKEYSAPWFDGKHMVLRGGCWATRARLLRDTWRNFYTRDRRDVFAGFRTAESLE
- the acs gene encoding acetate--CoA ligase, producing the protein MSQDIYDVKRHIRDRAHLQSMEEYKRLYRLSIDSPEWFWSEQAKTLDWFHPWHKVFDADLEEIDFAWFSGGRLNACFNCVDRHMETHADRTALIWAADEPGVYQHITYRDLKHNVCRLANVLRVHGVRKGDRVCIYMPMIPETVYAMLACARIGAVHSVVFGGFSAESLRDRIVDANCRVLLTANEGLRGGRRIPLKAIADRAIEGMASVETVLVARRTEHAVPMQAGRDFWLDEEMQKQRSTCTVAWMDAEDPLFILYTSGSTGKPKGLLHTTGGYLVYAALSHRLVFDYHPGDIYCCAADVGWITGHSYIVYGPLANGGTTVMFESVPTHPDPGRYWRMVDDLGIQIFYTAPTALRAIAQAGDEWVQRYQRKSLRILGTVGEPINPEIWRWYHDVVGEGRCAVVDTWWQTETGGIAITPLPGVTPTKPGSATLPFFGVQPLVVDPNDGRVLEGNGVSGALCLGSPWPGQARTVWGDHQRFKEQYFSRFKGIYFTGDGCRRDEDGFYWITGRIDDVLNVAGHRLGSAEIESALVAHDAVAEAAVVGFPHAIKGQGIYAYVLLAAGYDDREPEQLQGALKEQVRHAIGAFASPDVVHIASGLPKTRSGKIMRRILRQIAAGQYDGMGDTSTLADPDVVDRLIQEHKATTATAS